The following is a genomic window from Candidatus Palauibacter scopulicola.
CGATCTCGCCGCGCAGATGCGCCGGGACCTCGCGACCGGCCTCGAATACTTCAGGGGAAGAGGCGGATGAGCGGCAAGCTGACGGCATCGACCCGCAATTCGTGGTTCATCGCCTTCGTCGTCTGTACGGGAATCCTGGTCGTCTGTGCGGGAGTTCCGCGGCCGGCGGCGGCCCAGGCGCTCCTGCCGATTGCGGACCGGGCGGGGGACTGCACGGTTCGGCTCCGGGAAGTGCTGCGTCTCGGCGATCCCGGCGACCCGGGAACGATCGGAAGCCGCCCGGAGATCACCCGGACCGCGGCGGGCGAATACATCGTCGCGAGCGTCGAGAACCGCGGCCAACTGCTCGTATTCGATTCCGACGGCGCGTTCCTGGAGACCCTTGGAGGGAACGGAGACGGGCCCGGCGAGTATCGCGTCCCGGGCCGCATGCGTCCCGGATCCGATGGCAGCCTGCGGATCCTCGACCTCGTCAACCGCAGGATCACGCTCCTGTCCGCGGATGGAGGATGGATCGAAACCACAGACATCCGAAGCCTCCACGGGCTCGATTTCGCGGTCATCGACCGTGGCGAGCGGTACGCCGTGTCCGGTTTCGGACAGGTGGACGACGTGCTCGGCGCGACGACCGAGATCGTCGATCGCGGCGGAGTACGGTCCGCCAGCCTCGGCGCCACCCCGGTGGAGTCGTGGGTCGTGAACTTCTTCCGCGCCCCGGTCGCGGTGGACGGGGAGGGCAGCGTGTGGACGACCCGGGCCGGGGAATACGGGTTCGAGGCGTGGGATCCGGAGGGCGGGAGCGGGCCGCGCGCGCGCCTGGCCGGAGACCCGGAGTGGTTTGACCCCGGGCCGCCGCAGCCGGGGGCGCCCGTCTCGGCGCCGGCTCCCTCCATCGTCATCAGCCTTCGTTTCGACCGCGGCCTGCTGTGGGCGGGCACCTGGGTCGCCGACGAGAACCGGGAGGCGAGCTCCGGTGCCGCGCCGTCTCCCCTGGAACTCGACCGGCTCCTCGACACCGTCCTGGACGTGATCGATCCCGCCAGCGGAGCTCTCATCGCGCGTATCCAGCGCGACGAGGCGCTGCGGGGGACGGGCGATGACGCCCTCCTGTTCGGCGTTCGGGAGGACGGCGGCATCGCCCGCGCCGTCATCTTCGAGCCCGCCCTCGCCGGCCCCGCCTGCCCCTCCTCGATGTCGCCCGGGATGTGAGCACAGCCTCTTCCCGGACGGCCGAGCCGATCTTCGCGGCGGAGGGGTTCGCCAAGCGATTCGGTGCCGCGGAAGTGCTCAGAGCCGCTTCGGTCCAGGCGTGGCCGGGGCGCGTGACGGTCCTCCTCGGGCGCAACGGCTCCGGGAAGAGCACGCTCCTGCGCTGTGCCCTCGGGCTTCTCGGTGCGGAAACCGGCGCCGTCAGGTGGCGCGGACGGGCAACGCTACGCCCGCGGATCGCCCGCATGGCTCGCGAGGGTCTGTGCTTCGTGCCCGCGGCGGGACTGGCCGTTCCGCGTCGGTGCGTTCACGCCCACCTGACCACGCTGGCCGCGGCATTCCCGGAGGCTCGTCGACTGACCGACCTGGATCCGCTCGACGTGTCCCCGCTCCTCGGCAGCCGGGTGCGCGAACTCTCGGGCGGGGAGCGGCGCCGCGTGGAGCTCACGCTCGGACTCCTCCGCAACCCTCTGTGCCTGATCGCCGACGAGCCCCTCACCGGGTTGGCCCCGGCCGACCAGCAGCGGGCGGTCCGCGCCCTGCGCGACGCGGCCGGACGTGGCGCGGCGGTGCTGATCACGGGGCACGAGGTCGAGCTGCTCATGCAGGCCGCGGATGAGGTGGTCTGGATCACGGCGGGAGGGACCCGCGTCACGGGAACTCCGGAACAGACCTGGAGACATCCCGAGTTTGTCCGGGACTACCTCGGCCGCCGCGGCCGAACGGAGCTGAAAACGGGTTCGAAACCGCATCCGGCGGACCCGGACCGCGGTCGGGCCGTAGACGTCGGCTCCGGAGTCTCCCCGGCGCGCCGGCCGGGCCGCGCGCGCCGCATCTGGCTGCCGATGGCCGGCTCTGCGGTGGCGATCTGGATCATCGTCCGGCTCGTGATGGCCGCTTTCGGGGCGGCGGTGGGCACGCCCCTGCGTGCGGGTGGCGGCACGCCGTCCCTGTGGGCCGCGGGCGTCACGATACCTGTCGTCGGGATCTGCGTCCTTCTCTCGTGGATCGACCATCTCCGGCGGGGGGAGGGCGCTTTCCTGTCGACCCTCGGAGTCGGCCGCGGTCCCCCGTTCATCGCCTGGGCCTCGACCTGCCTTGCCCTGGAGATGGCGGCTGCCGCCATTCTCGCTGCCCTGTGAGCGGACGGGTAATCCGAGTACCGCGTGGCGCCGCACCTTTACAGCCACGCGTGCCGATTCTAGTTTGGTGGACTGTATGTGAAACGGCACGGCGGGGCTTCGCCATCTTGCCGGTCGCTCCGCGGTCTGAAGCGGGGCGGCGGATCGAGGGACAATAGAGAGACGTGGAAAAAACAGAGAAGCAGGGAATCATAGAGAAGTTCTCGCGGCGCGAGAACGACCAGGGGTCGGCTCCGGTGCAGATCGCACTGCTCACGGCCCGCATCGAAGAGTTGACCGGGCACTTCCGGGATCATCCGAAGGATCATCACAGTCGACGCGGACTGCTGAAGATGGTTGGTCGGCGCCGTCGACTGTTGAACTACCTCCGCCGGACGGATCTCGACCGCTACCGAACGGTCATCGAGGAGCTCGGGCTACGCCGTTGAGGCGCCGCCCGGCTGCGCAGCTTCCGCCTCCGCCGGCCCGCATCGTCGGGTCCCCCGCTTTCCTTCCCTCGTACCGCGCCGGATCCCCCCGACCGGGGTGCTGAATCGAAGAAGATCGAAGAAGCTGATGCAAGGCTGAAAAGAAACCAGCTGAAAAGAAAACCATGAGCGTCCGGCCCGGTGAACGGCCGGCGCGGCGCGCGGAATCCCGCGGCGCCACACCCGAAGAAAGAAGAGAAAAAAGAGAATGACAC
Proteins encoded in this region:
- the rpsO gene encoding 30S ribosomal protein S15, encoding MEKTEKQGIIEKFSRRENDQGSAPVQIALLTARIEELTGHFRDHPKDHHSRRGLLKMVGRRRRLLNYLRRTDLDRYRTVIEELGLRR
- a CDS encoding ATP-binding cassette domain-containing protein, yielding MSTASSRTAEPIFAAEGFAKRFGAAEVLRAASVQAWPGRVTVLLGRNGSGKSTLLRCALGLLGAETGAVRWRGRATLRPRIARMAREGLCFVPAAGLAVPRRCVHAHLTTLAAAFPEARRLTDLDPLDVSPLLGSRVRELSGGERRRVELTLGLLRNPLCLIADEPLTGLAPADQQRAVRALRDAAGRGAAVLITGHEVELLMQAADEVVWITAGGTRVTGTPEQTWRHPEFVRDYLGRRGRTELKTGSKPHPADPDRGRAVDVGSGVSPARRPGRARRIWLPMAGSAVAIWIIVRLVMAAFGAAVGTPLRAGGGTPSLWAAGVTIPVVGICVLLSWIDHLRRGEGAFLSTLGVGRGPPFIAWASTCLALEMAAAAILAAL
- a CDS encoding 6-bladed beta-propeller, coding for MSGKLTASTRNSWFIAFVVCTGILVVCAGVPRPAAAQALLPIADRAGDCTVRLREVLRLGDPGDPGTIGSRPEITRTAAGEYIVASVENRGQLLVFDSDGAFLETLGGNGDGPGEYRVPGRMRPGSDGSLRILDLVNRRITLLSADGGWIETTDIRSLHGLDFAVIDRGERYAVSGFGQVDDVLGATTEIVDRGGVRSASLGATPVESWVVNFFRAPVAVDGEGSVWTTRAGEYGFEAWDPEGGSGPRARLAGDPEWFDPGPPQPGAPVSAPAPSIVISLRFDRGLLWAGTWVADENREASSGAAPSPLELDRLLDTVLDVIDPASGALIARIQRDEALRGTGDDALLFGVREDGGIARAVIFEPALAGPACPSSMSPGM